The Malania oleifera isolate guangnan ecotype guangnan unplaced genomic scaffold, ASM2987363v1 ctg156, whole genome shotgun sequence DNA segment AACCATTCCTCCTTAGCAGAAAGCACATGCAGGAATATTTTCTGTTGAGATTTTTTGCTGCTTCCCGCAGGCCGTGCGCACCCATTTTCCACCACCTGAGCTCTCTATAAAGAGAGAAGGTCACACACGTAGGCAGCAGGGCAGGTCTCCATCCTTTTTCCATTGCTCACATATGCAAGGGGACCATTTACCTTTTTACTGTTCATATCCACAGTGCGCACAGACCTCTCTCTCGATCTCCTCTTCTCTCCCTCCGCACCATCATCATCCTCTCACACGGGCAACTCACCCACAGCCATAACCGACCCCTACTGCTAACAGAGGTTGCGAACACCTCCTCCTTGCTCCCTCTGGCCACCACCTCCATATGCAGAACCTCCACTACCACCGTCGTCGCAGCCTCCATTTCCGGCATCACTGAGTCACCATGCTACCTCTTTTTCGCACCAGCCCGACCATCCCTCACGCACAGCAGCCTATCCCCATCACCATCCTCATGAGTTGACCACCTTTATAAAACCACCTCATCACCATCTCCCCAGTCGAGCACTCGCCCATCACAGTCGTAGCCTTCCTCCCTTCTCCATCTTACATACTCCCTTACACACACCCCACCGCTTGCAATCCCAACCACAAACCGGCAACCACCCCACCTCGCGGCTTGCATGCACTCACTCCCTTGCTTCATCTCTTCGCGTCTCTCTCAAAACCAACAACACTCCCGTGCTCCACCTCTTCTCATTCTCTCAACCCAACCATACACATCCATCTTCCAGCAAACCCGCGACCACCTCTGCACCATCTCCACAGTCACCATCATCATCTCCATCGTCTCCCTCACCTCCGCCGTCGTCAACAACCACTTCCGGCAACCCCATAGCTTCGCGGCTTCATCTATTGCTCGCAGCAGATTTACAATGTACACCTGTCAGCACTCCCTCTCCCTCATGGTTTTCCTACGAAGCTCACCACTCTCCCTCTTCATTCTTTCACTCCACCTCCGGGTTCTCACAGTCTCACCCACTCACAACTACTCCCTCTCCCTCATGGTTTTTCAGCAAAGCTCACCACTGTCCCTTTTCATTCTCTCATACTCCCATTTCTCTCAGTTTCTCATCGTCCTCTCCGATCCTCCCATCTTCATTCTCCCTAGTCTCTGTCACCATCACCAACCGTAGCACCAGCTCCGGCTCCGTGACCACTTGCAAGCTTCAACGCCACCAACTCGCAGTGCTAGGATCTGTTCAACCAGCAGCTTGGCCAGGTTGTGTCGGCTCAGGTTTGATGGGATTTAAGCACTCGATGATCGCTCGGTTATGGATTTAAGCACTCTCAGTGTCGACGAGTCGAACCGGGTATACGGGACCAATCCCCCAGAGCACTTCCTTCTTCATCGCCGCAGATCAGACTTGCAGCAGTGTCGTCGAGGTTTGATTTGCTTCTGTTTCCTGGAAGCACGTGGAAATCAAtggagggtatatttttatatttgatttatggTCGTGCTTATGGATTGTGTTCAGTTCCTGCACTggtttgtttcttatttttgctATGAAGAATCAATGATTGTGGTGTGGAAGTTAGATTCTAATATTGGTAAACTCTAACATGCATCTTTCCATTTTTTTGCAAGCACGTACTACTCACACCCACATTAGCACCTTCAACCTGCTTGATAAAATGCCCATACATGTGTATGATTTTTGGGTTTCCGATGGATCCCCAAAGAGGTCATACCTGCTGTAATCTTGACCATTAAGAATTTCAGGTTCCAAACTCTCACATGGCCAGGACTTTGGGATTGTTGAAAAAATATTAACACGTGTTTTATGCTACACACACTATTTCACGCACCCTATCACACACCTGTACACACACTGTTTCACGCACTCAAACAAAAATATACACACCGCACTCACTCATGCGCACTACACACACGGCACACACACTGATACACACACCACTAACACGCACAAAACACACACCTACACACCACTAACACACACGTGCACACACACTGATACACACCCCACTAACACACTAATTTACACTTACACCACtaacacacacctgcacacacactgatACGCACACGACTAACACATTAATTTAAAATCACCCACACACGCTAACGGGCACACCAACCCACCTAAGCACGCATGCAACACACCCACACAGGTACACACCCGTGCACACACATACACACCCATGCATGCAACACACACTATAAGacccatgcacatgcacacacactcatgcacacacaaCCACACGCCCATGAACGTACATAACTCTATAAGCATGCATGCaacacactcatgcacacacatttacacacattCCATGCACACATTAAAACTCATGCTAGCTCATGCGACCCGTAGGCACCGCGTGTTGACTTGGCCTTGACCGAACCTAAAACTGATCGACCCTTCTTGGACTGGTTCTTTTCCAAATCGGTTGGGTCTTCTAAACCGGTATGAAACTGGTTTagcatttcattttatttctcaTCTTTTTTCAATTTTCGCAGACTTTTCCTTAATTCCTTTTTTGTTACTTAATTACTTcgagaaaaattttgaaaaatcacaaaaaatcagaaatttccaaaaaatgcctttgcacttgaaaaaatcacaaaaatccataaaagttttagaaaaaccaaaaaaaatttttttgagGTTTGTATTATCTCAAAGGAGTCCAAAAATCTCGtggaatattatttttcacttagaaaattttataaagattTTAAAACCCTGGAAGTGTATTTCGGTaaactattttctcaattttccatccctatgattttaaaaaggaggcatgagctcttcggagtacggTATGTCTCGATCCTGGGggaatattttatataatattttattttgtgcattttcttttatttttgaaagggagtaattttcaaagacttattaaatttattttgggataattttcaattaatatggtatcgttcgtaagaatgggtgtgtagggggtgctaataccttcccctcacataaccgtaCTCTCGAACCCGACTCTGGTAACGCAAACTGATTAGTCCCTTAattaggtagtaatcaagtgttctaaccacacttcaaaaggttaggtGACAACTTCATACACCATGATTTCgctatcaaaataataataataaatttaaactaATGTCAGGATTTAATTTACACAAATCAAGCAAAGTTTGCCAAACCATTAGAACCAATAAACATGCGAATAAATTGTTGTGGTTGTGTTTCTTGGTTTGTTGATGGCAACTCATTAAATGGTGAAAACTATCTAGCAAGGTCAATAACGTTGAGTAACTTAGAGAGCTCAAGAACCTACAAATAGAAAAGAGAGATgaccaagattttttttttgtcttttttggaTTCCATTATGAACAAGTGAAAGTTGGTAAGGTTCTTGTAAGTGTGGACACCTTTGGTACTGTTGGAAATGGAGCTTTTTATCACACCTAGGTAAATATCtagtaatatatttttaaaatggtAATTCAGCTAGATAgacattaatttaatatttttcttatttaaattcataaaccaagtaatttaataattttttttttcttttgctaggAAACACTCTCTGATTGGAAAGTAGTTGAATGAATCTTCAAATTAGTTCACTTCTCAAACATTAGGCCTAAGGCTTAACTATTTGGAGTATAATCCAGACAATATgaaactttttttctttttttcatataATTGATCCCCATAAACCCTTGTACAGGTCATTAGTGAAAGTTCAATccctaaaataaaattttagttaaaagTTTATCAGTtgaaataaaaaaaccaaaaatatctACCAAGTGTGAATTGGTCAGGCTTAAAACCTTTAGCTGCAACACCCAAATAAAGAACATTTGGGCTTTCTCCATTAATGAGTAGGTTTTGAGAAGCTAATTGATTATGTAGGGCTCCCATTTCATAGAGAGTCTCTCCAGCTATTCTTAAGCTTAATATTTTGCTAATGGCATCCCTTGTATTAACTTTTGGACACCAACCATCCACCTCAGTTGGTTTCCACGTTTCCCCATCTTTCTATTGAATTGGTTCGATTTGAATTAATTGATAAGGGAACAAACGCcttttaatgaaatttttaaaagcccaaAACACCAATCACAACAAGATGGCCAAGAAAAGCTTGGCATTTTCCACCTACACTATTACACAATTTGTTGTCTAATATTCATTGTTAAAATTGCAGCAGCAATAACAATGGCATGAAAGATCAACAACAGCAGTAACAAGAAGTATTCGACCCAGACCACCAACTACGCTCAGCAAGAACATCACAGAAAAACATAAAGAATCACTTTtttcattatgaaaataaaaatatgatttttatgattGAAAAAAGCATTCAAAATAAAACTTTCGAAGGATTCCAATCGGTAACTTCCTATCAAAATTACATTTTGCACAAATAGATGAAGGGATGAGATGCGAGAAACAAAAGCAAAATAAAACCTACTTAAGGTCAATTAAATGATGGTGAAATTTAGAGTAAGAAGGATGAAGGCACACCTTAGTATTGCAACATATTTATAGGCTATTACACATCAAAAGAATATTCTAGCAGGAGAATATTTTCATAACAGAATTTGTTACAAGAATGATTCCAGACAAGTCCATTGTGCCACCTATTCTAGGTTTTTCCCTTTCGGTTGTGCTGAGTCTTTGCTTCCATAATCTTCAAATATTTGTGGGTCTTCAAGCTCTGCTTTGTTTTTCCTAACAGGTTGTGCATTCTTGAACCACTagtttcatttcattgccatcgCTGACATAacgattattaaaaaaaaaaagtcttaggTGATATTTTACATTATTAGGCGTGTGAATGTAACTTGACATATGAATGTATGTGATGATAAAATTGTACTAGAATGGCATCATACATCATAAAATTGAACTAGAATGGTCCAAGGATGCACAGCTTGTTAGGAAAAACAaagtagagcatgaagacccaaaaatatttaaaaacatgGAAGCAAAAACTTAGCACAACCAAAAGGGAAAAGCCTAGAATAGGTGGCACAATGGACTCGTCTGGAATCATTCTTGTAAAGTCTTAGGTGATATTTTACATTATTGGGCGTGTGAATGTAACTTGGCATATGAATGTATGTGATAAAATTGACATAAAATTGAACTAGAATGACATTGTTTCCTGTTAGGAATGAATTAAGAAAAACTGTTGTTTGAAAGATAATTCAATGATTCTATCTTAAGCACAAAAATTTGTTTGTAATAATATGTTTTGAGATAGATTGAAATAAGATTCTGGATAGAGTTTATTTGTTGGGCTACATGTGTACATGAATTTGTGGGGAATCAAAATTGATCTCTTAAGATATACGAGTATTTAAACTTATCTGTACTCTTGAAAGTTCCAATAACTTTCCCTAAAACTCAGTAATTTCTCTCACTTTGCAACTCAAGAATAGAGAAGAGTTTAAGCACACGTAGAGAGTTTGGTTAAAAGTATAATTGAATTTCTAGTTTCAATGCTGGATAACTATTGTGTTGATAAtccttgattttattttatttttttgtttcaatTAACTCTGAGGGATGTGTTAAACTTAATGAGCTAATCACCAATGCTAATAATGCTGGGGTGTTAAACTTAGTGAAAGACAAGTCGGTGATCTAAGAACAGAGTATGGGTTATGAAGATTTGTTGCCTATGATATAATTATTTTGTAATCATTGGTAGTTTTAGTGAAATGTCAGTAACAAATTATTCTTCAATAGAacgttgttttatttttagttttctgtTAGCCAACCCTTGTATATAAACTGGCTAGGCATCTGTAATATTATTCATTCATTTTGTAACTTTACTAATTATTTAGCTTGATTGATAATCTGAAAGGGTATTCAGTTTTCTTTACATCGTATCAGAGCTTCTAGGCTAGCACAGCTTGGATGATTTCCTAGCTAATTTTCCTTCATTTCTTGATCATTTTCTTCAATtaaattcttgatttttttttcttcattatttatGATTGTCTTCCTCAACTgaattcttgaaaatcatttgtgGCATCTCTTGAATCGAGTGATCCAAACATTGAAACCAGTTCTTCAAATCTTACAAATCCATATTTTTTCAATTTGAATGAAAATACAAGCAGCATCTTGGTTACGCAACCATTATTTGGAATGAAGAATTATCATTCTTGGTCCAAGGCTATGATCTTAACTTTCACTGCCAAGAAGAAGATAGATTTCATTAATGACAAAAATGTTGAGCCAGATCCAGAATCTTCTTTCTATGAAGATTGGTTAAGCTGTAACACAATGGTGATTTCATGGATGATTAACTCCATGCACATTGATGTATCTAGCAGGATGATGTATTGTCaaactgctaaagagatatggcTTAAATTGCAAAAACTTTTTTCATAGGGTAATGGTTCCAAACTCTACAATCTTTAGAAGGAGATCTCTAATATATCTCAAAACCATATGACAATTACAAAGTACTTCACAAGATTCAAGAAGTTGTGGGATCAACTGTTGAATCTGGAGCTATTACTAAAGTGCACCTATGGAGCAATCAAAACCTTAAATGCTTCTCATGAAAAGACTTATGCTATGAGGTTTTTGATGGGTTTGAATGAGAATTTTGAGACTATAAGGACTCAAATTCTGATGCATGAGCCTTTTCCTTCGATTATCAAGATTTATGCCTTGGTTCTTCAAGAAGAGTCTCACAAGAATGTAGGATATGAAGAATATTACACTATCAAGTCAGATTCAATAGCAATGTATGCCAATTTGAAGGGAAGTAATTCTGGAAATTCTTCTTGAAACAAACGAAATAACAAAAGGGAGAGACTGGTATGCACTCACTGCAACATGCTTGGATATACAATTGATAGATGTTACAAGTTACATGGTTATCCACCAGGATATAAACCAAAAGGAAGATCAAGTGTTAATCAGGTCACTCGCAATCCGGGAACAGCAACTGAGAGTGTGTCAGTTCAATGTCCCATTTCTAAAGCTCAATGTGAGCAATTCTTGACTTTCCTTAATCCTGGGAATAATTTTGGTAAGAATTATCATGCAGCCAATGTGAGTACTAGTAATGGATTACCAAATTTGGCATCTGGAGCTATTGATGTGTGTTCATCTGCTGATGATCCTTCTATTGCTGGTGTGGCTACCAATAAACCACATTGTCAAGCTAATAATTACCTTGAAACTATGTCAGGTGTTGTTTATAACCCTATCTTAAATCCAAATTTGACACATTCCATTTTTTTAGCCAAACTAGTTAATCGAACCTGTTTTGAAACTACTGATTAGGTTATAAACACAGGTGCTACTAACCACATGGTGCATTCTGTATCTTGTTTCACCACCATAATAGCCACAATGAACACTCATGTAAATTTTCCAAATGGTGAGGTAGCTTTAGTCACACATATTGGGACTGTCAAAATCAATGAAAACCTCATCTTATATGATGTTCTTTGTGTTCCATCCTTTAGCTTCAATCTTATATTAGTTAGCCAACTTACCAAATTTGTTCTTTGTTGCCttattttttttggtaatttGTGTTTCATCCAGGACCTTGCTCACTGGAACACACTTGGCCAGGGTAAAGAGTGCAATGGCCTATACCTGCTAGAAGATAGCAATTTTGttccttcttttgtttcatcTGTTTCCTCTGTTAATAAAACTCAGCCACATATATGGCATTTTAGGTTGGGACATCCTTCCAATACCAAACCGCTTTTACTCAAGTCAAGTAATGTACAGATTTGTGATTCAAGTGAAGATTTCTTTTGTGATGTTTGTTCTCTTGCCAAAAAAAATGATTGTCTTTTAATAAAAGTTTGCATACTTCCCAGATTTGTTTTGACTTGATTCATTGTGATTTGTGGTGTCCATTTTCAGTACCTACTATTGATTCCTACAAATACTTCCTCACTATAGTGGATGATCATTCTAGATGTACATGGGTTTACTTGTTAAAGCACAAGTCACAAACTCAGTCCATATTAGAATAATTTTGCAGAATGGTTGAAACTCAATTTTCTAGGAAAGTGAAGATAATTCGAACTGATAAGGAAACTAAATTCATGATGAGAGATTTCTTTGCTAAAAGGGGCATCTTGCATCATTTAAGTTGTGTTGagactcctcaacaaaatgcaaTTGTAGAAAGGAAACATCAACATATTTTGAATGTAGCTAGGTCACTTATGTTCCATTCTCATTTACCTTTACATCTTTGGGGACATTGTGTTTTAACTGCTATATATCTAATTAATAGGATTCCTAGTACACCTCTATCTCACAAAACCCCTTATGAGGTTCTTTATGGCAGTCCTCCTTCCTATGATCATCTAAGAAT contains these protein-coding regions:
- the LOC131147125 gene encoding uncharacterized protein LOC131147125, with amino-acid sequence MTITKYFTRFKKLWDQLLNLELLLKCTYGAIKTLNASHEKTYAMRFLMGLNENFETIRTQILMHEPFPSIIKIYALVLQEESHKNVGYEEYYTIKSDSIAMYANLKGRYKPKGRSSVNQVTRNPGTATESVSVQCPISKAQCEQFLTFLNPGNNFGKNYHAANVSTSNGLPNLASGAIDVCSSADDPSIAGVATNKPHCQANNYLETMSGATNHMVHSVSCFTTIIATMNTHVNFPNGEDLAHWNTLGQGKECNGLYLLEDSNFVPSFVSSVSSVNKTQPHIWHFRLGHPSNTKPLLLKSIPTIDSYKYFLTIVDDHSRCTWVYLLKHKSQTQSILE